The following are encoded in a window of Dictyostelium discoideum AX4 chromosome 6 chromosome, whole genome shotgun sequence genomic DNA:
- the helA gene encoding hypothetical protein codes for MVKPNNVKIKNKGNLKKSNESQNDYMKGKKLETKSYQKALLSKNSNNNNDGAQAKRLKKKEEFKKKLEKRQNTIVIKDKLKEPSTFLKEDQSFFDQNIFNDQDDYKHQQMNRININENFETNLFGDMMNEFDGDLNEDLDLLDYNDEVIDNSNFDNNGDQFNSEDEEFYDDEKQAKKSNKNKNADADNKKSKKSNKKEEIESSEKFESFPMDENNEQEEETTSKKKKKTGGFQSMDLTKNLLKAILKKGFNVPTPIQRKSIPMILDGHDIVGMARTGSGKTGAFVIPMIQKLGDHSTTVGVRAVILSPTRELAIQTFKVVKDFSQGTQLRTILIVGGDSMEDQFTDLARNPDIIIATPGRLMHHLLETGMSLSKVQYIVFDEADRLFEMGFNEQLTEILSKLSENRQTLLFSATLPSLLVDFVRAGLNNPKLINLDTDTKISENLSLSFFTLRHEEKLGVLLFLLKDIIYKKPQLPTTETTTTTTTNNESNQQQQKKSSTIIFVSTKYHVEFIHILLERAGIASTYIHGYLDPVARKINLAKFRSHQVGVMVVTDLAARGIDIPLLDNVINFDFPPKEKIFIHRVGRVARAGRSGIAYSLVSPDEVPYMIDLHLYLGRKFLNKFQYEGQTINDPKYSFYGTIPQTIIDRETEFVNVQRKECIELLSLTKTIHNAHKKYLSTRPGASHESNRRAKLMDKSKYHPMLSDHLNSNDQIRNDFIQSLKSFRPPQTVLELDARKNNVQVSIMKDKRKVHTNVIESQQKKLYLQQSETNLGPENEEFDYSKLDTRKRLLQLTENITEEMLRSNKSNDNNDNNKDIKMNENDDENDDDDEEGENDDDEEEENEKDEDDEEDENKNKFNIKIESSDKNDNNKKKLKSRSSSRDPNFFISATPENLIQERAMSISNRFTKDDEVNLVADTDRKQKKSMVWDKRKGKFVSSQADADRKNSKKLVRNEAGKLVEAKKSHKGYEEWKKKTHGRIQRVGEDENSKYQPNQKEYLPQKWRGQGREKEKKDNKASHAKGSHGLKGRPSELKDKNQISKNRSEKERKMRVNKTKGNPKGSKSKSGGGGGGKGSKFGSGKSKGGKSRK; via the coding sequence atggtaaaaccaaataatgtaaaaataaaaaataaaggaaatttaaagaaatcaaatgaatcaCAAAATGATTATATGAAAGGTAAAAAATTGGAAACAAAATCCTATCAAAAagcattattatcaaaaaatagtaacaacaacaatgatGGAGCACAAGCAAAACgtttgaaaaagaaagaagaatttaaaaagaaattagagaAACGTCAAAACACCATtgtaattaaagataaattaaaagaaccatcaacatttttaaaagaggATCAATCATTTTTCGATCAAAATATATTCAATGATCAAGATGATTATAAACATCAACAAATGAATcgtattaatattaatgaaaattttgaaaccAATTTATTCGGTGATATGATGAATGAATTTGatggtgatttaaatgaaGATTTAGATCTATTAGACTACAATGACGAagtaattgataattcaaactttgataataatggtgacCAATTCAAtagtgaagatgaagaattttatgatgatgaaaaacaagctaaaaaatcaaataaaaataaaaatgcaGATgcagataataaaaaatcaaaaaaatcaaataaaaaagaagaaattgaaagtAGTGAAAAGTTTGAATCATTTCCAAtggatgaaaataatgaacaaGAGGAGGAAACAACtagtaaaaagaaaaagaagactGGTGGTTTCCAATCGATGGATTTAACaaagaatttattgaaaGCAATTTTAAAGAAGGGTTTTAATGTACCAACACCAATTCAACGTAAATCAATTCCAATGATTTTGGATGGTCATGATATTGTTGGTATGGCAAGAACTGGTTCTGGTAAAACTGGTGCATTTGTAATTCCAATGATTCAAAAGTTGGGTGACCATTCAACAACCGTTGGTGTTAGAGCAGTTATTCTTTCACCAACTCGTGAGTTGGCAATTCAAACATTCAAAGTTGTTAAAGACTTTTCACAAGGCACTCAATTACGTACCATTTTAATCGTTGGTGGTGATAGTATGGAAGATCAATTCACAGATTTGGCTCGTAATCCTGATATTATCATTGCCACACCAGGTCGTTTAATGCATCATCTCTTAGAGACTGGTATGTCATTATCAAAGGTACAATACATTGTTTTCGATGAAGCTGATCGTTTATTTGAAATGGGTTTCAATGAACAACTCACAGAAATTCTATCAAAACTTAGTGAAAATCGTCAAACACTTTTATTCTCTGCAACTTTACCATCACTATTGGTAGATTTCGTTAGAGCTGGtttaaataatccaaaattgataaatttagaTACAGATACTAAAATTAGTGAAAACCTTTCATTATCTTTCTTTACTTTACGTCATGAAGAAAAATTAGGTGTTTTATTATTCCTCTTAAaagatataatttataaaaaaccaCAATTACCAACAAcagaaacaacaacaacaacaacaacaaataatgaatcaaatcaacaacaacaaaagaaatcatcaacaattaTATTTGTATCAACAAAATATCATGTCGAATTTATTCATATTTTATTAGAACGTGCTGGTATTGCATCGACTTATATTCATGGTTATTTGGATCCAGTTGCAAGAAAGATTAATTTAGCAAAGTTTCGTTCACATCAAGTTGGTGTTATGGTTGTAACAGATTTAGCAGCACGTGGTATTGATATTCCATTATTGGATAATGTTATCAATTTCGATTTTCCACCAAAAGAAAAGATTTTCATTCATAGGGTTGGTCGTGTTGCTAGAGCTGGAAGATCAGGTATTGCCTATTCATTGGTATCACCTGATGAGGTTCCCTATATGATTGATTTACATCTTTATTTGGGTAgaaagtttttaaataaattccaATATGAAGGTCAAACAATCAATGATCCAAAATACTCTTTCTATGGTACAATTCCACAAACAATCATTGATCGTGAAACTGAATTTGTAAATGTTCAACGTAAAGAATGTATAGAGTTACTTAGTCTCACCAAAACAATTCACAATGCTCACAAGAAATATTTATCAACTCGTCCTGGTGCCTCTCATGAATCAAATAGACGTGCCAAGCTAATggataaatcaaaatatcaTCCAATGTTAAGTGATCATTTGAATTCAAACGATCAAATTAGAAATGATTTCATTCAATCTTTGAAATCATTTAGACCACCACAAACCGTTTTGGAATTGGATGCtagaaaaaataatgttCAAGTTTCAATCATGAAAGATAAAAGAAAAGTTCATACAAACGTTATCGAATCtcaacaaaagaaattatatcTTCAACAATCTGAAACAAATTTAGGTCctgaaaatgaagaatttgattattcaaaattagatacaagaaaaagattattacaattaactGAAAATATTACTGAAGAAATGTTAAGAagtaataaatcaaatgataataatgataataataaagatattaaaatgaatgaaaatgatgatgaaaatgatgatgatgatgaagaaggtgaaaatgatgatgatgaagaagaggaaaatgaaaaagatgaggatgatgaagaagatgaaaataaaaataaatttaatattaaaattgaatcatcagataaaaatgataataataaaaagaaattaaaatcaagATCATCATCAAGAGATccaaatttctttatttcagCAACACcagaaaatttaattcaagagAGAGCAATGTCAATTTCAAATAGATTCACtaaagatgatgaagttAATTTAGTAGCCGATACTGATagaaaacaaaagaaatcaatGGTTTGGGATAAGAGAAAAGGTAAATTCGTTAGTAGTCAAGCCGATGCTGATAGAAAGAATTCAAAGAAATTGGTTCGTAATGAAGCTGGTAAATTGGTTGAAGCTAAAAAGAGTCATAAAGGTTACGAAGAatggaaaaagaaaactCATGGTAGAATTCAAAGAGTTGGTGAAGATGAAAACTCTAAATATCAACCAAATCAAAAAGAATATCTTCCACAAAAATGGAGAGGACAAGGTAgagagaaagaaaagaaagataATAAAGCTTCCCATGCTAAAGGTTCTCATGGACTTAAAGGTAGACCAAGTGAacttaaagataaaaatcaaatttcaaaGAATCGTTCAGAGAAAGAGAGAAAGATGAGAgtaaacaaaacaaaaggTAATCCAAAAGGTTCAAAATCTAAATCAggcggtggtggtggtggtaaaggTTCCAAATTTGGTTCTGGAAAATCAAAAGGTGGAAAAAGTcgtaaataa
- the ddx5 gene encoding DEAD/DEAH box helicase, with protein sequence MNKYKNKYNTDNKFNNSKYIKNNQVELSKQELEDEEILKINDDEFNEGLNKQALFQQDDYVYKFKKQQKEEKIGGDEKTQIDNEKPEDFNITLKSIDFKSINLPSFKKRFLQSSTIKDIDSFEFINSTTEFIIENKSDDDNYYDDDDDDEGDKNKEKEKEKEKEKEKEKEKEKEKEKEKEKEKEKEKNKEIENKTYPNNCKIPIANTGESECLPNTLKLFFKKTQFPTPTLFQQYAWPAILTGHDIIGTSLPGSGKTLGYLAPMIPHCLARVDRGGKNKITGEKAPKQYTGILVLVLVPTRELGLQVHSNTLIITQLFGIKTSVIYGGISKNLQIEQLEKEKPQILISTPGRLIEMIENGHVDLSSVTMLVLDEADKMLSKGLIPQLKQIRGQIRPDSQNILFSATFPDSLKEVSKDWIKDPSIRLRIGSSELPKLNHIQQDAQLIAHHKKPRALIKLLSEPQFKEKKKTIVFFNKIKELKRISIMLLKSNIKHDTIFGNIDQELREKLINKFSSSRSTLLLSTDIIGRGIHIDDIFNIINYDFPRSLEQYCHRVGRAGRSDKVVNPKAFSFLTNSDSYLVEPFVQFLKDQHQNISIPFLKLCNENFGTKFEFTLSKRKQKKLAQKDDVEKDDEAYLAKYEKLIKKDRKKDSDDECKKFKSFKRKNIDSDSDNDSDSNSDNGKETKSKDKNKKFKKY encoded by the coding sequence atgaataaatataaaaataaatataatactgataataaatttaataatagtaaatatattaaaaataatcaagttGAATTAAGTAAACAGGAATTAGAGGAtgaagaaattttaaaaataaatgatgatgaatttaatgaagGATTAAATAAACAAGCTCTATTTCAACAAGATGATTatgtatataaatttaaaaaacaacaaaaagaagaaaaaataggtggtgatgaaaaaacacaaatagataatgaaaaacctgaagattttaatataaccttaaaatcaatagattttaaatcaattaatttaccttcttttaaaaaaagattcttacaatcatcaacaattaaagatattgattcatttgaatttataaattcaactacagaatttataattgaaaataaaagtgATGACGATAattattatgatgatgatgatgatgatgaaggtgacaaaaataaagaaaaagaaaaagaaaaagaaaaagaaaaagaaaaagaaaaagaaaaagaaaaagaaaaagaaaaagaaaaagaaaaagaaaaagaaaaagaaaaaaataaagaaattgaaaataaaacatatccaaataattgtaaaatacCAATTGCAAATACAGGAGAAAGTGAATGTTTACCAAatacattaaaattattttttaagaaaactCAATTTCCAACACCAACTTTATTTCAACAATATGCATGGCCAGCAATTTTAACAGGTCATGATATTATTGGTACAAGTTTACCAGGATCAGGTAAAACATTGGGTTATTTAGCACCAATGATACCACATTGTTTAGCAAGAGTTGATAGAGGCggaaagaataaaataacaGGGGAAAAAGCACCAAAACAATATACAGGTATTTTAGTATTGGTATTAGTACCAACAAGAGAATTAGGTTTACAGGTTCATAGTAATACATTGATAATCACTCAACTATTTGGAATTAAAACATCGGTTATATATGGTGGTATTTCTAAAAACCTTCAGATTGAACAattggaaaaagaaaaaccacaaattttaatatcaacaCCGGGTCGTTTAATTGAGATGATAGAGAATGGTCATGTTGATCTTTCAAGTGTTACAATGTTAGTACTGGATGAGGCTGATAAAATGCTTTCCAAAGGTTTAATACCACAACTTAAACAAATTCGTGGTCAAATTAGACCCGATTcacaaaatatattatttagtGCCACTTTTCCAGATTCATTAAAAGAGGTTTCAAAAGATTGGATTAAAGATCCATCGATTCGTTTAAGAATTGGTTCTTCAGAATTACCAAAACTAAATCATATTCAACAAGATGCTCAATTAATTGCCCACCATAAAAAACCACGTGCACTCATTAAACTATTAAGTGAGCcacaatttaaagaaaagaagaaaacaattgtattctttaataaaattaaagagcTAAAGAGAATTTCGATCatgttattaaaatcaaatattaaacatGATACAATCTTTGGTAATATTGATCAAGAGTTGAGAGAGAAACTCATTAATAAATTCTCAAGTTCACGATCAACTCTATTACTCTCAACCGATATCATTGGTCGTGGTATTCATATCGAtgatattttcaatattataaattatgaTTTTCCAAGATCTCTAGAACAATATTGTCATAGAGTTGGCCGTGCTGGTAGATCCGATAAAGTTGTAAATCCAAAAGCATTTAGTTTCCTCACAAACAGTGATTCTTATTTGGTTGAACCTTTTGTTCAATTCCTAAAAGATCAACATCAAAATATCTCCATTCCATTCTTAAAGCTATGTAATGAAAACTTTGGTACAAAATTCGAATTCACACtttcaaaaagaaaacaaaagaaattggCTCAAAAAGATGACGTTgaaaaagatgatgaagCTTACTTGgcaaaatatgaaaaattaattaaaaaagatagaaaaaaagatagtgatgatgaatgtaaaaaatttaaatcatttaaaagaaaaaatattgatagtgatagtgataATGATAGTGACAGTAATAGTGATAATGGTAAAGAAACAAAGagtaaagataaaaataaaaaatttaaaaaatattaa
- the ctaA gene encoding hypothetical protein codes for MNVDNSKGIKSIQLYRIKPSFLHLNVIPFIIIYIYLFYLYSTTPIEPIINNNNNNNGTTLIKSNDSSIGGDISNDTIINNNNNSTESGEIKEDENQVEFNLHVFLICSTMALHFVSYLFNHWSIDYKCFVTMKKVDNIKFATHAKVTPGKHMGMKQLCPISRHLHRAPSSISSASSTSVNIVGNGSNVGKISTKHLSEKEFKDLQYSIEFQKRKLVYNPDKKQFEKIKFHIPLDSEELLNQARSYETDEQIELAAMKYGLNRFDIPIPTFLALYKEQAIAPFFVFQVFCVLLWCLEEYVFYCLFSLFMLLVFEATVVKSRLSNLNSLRNMSSKPTFPIYVYRLNQWKQINTTEILPGDIVSIGRGASEATSTLPCDMILLSGGCVVNEAMLTGESTPHHKESIKDRKSTKPLDLKNEKIHILYGGTTIVQHTPSEKLARVSKPPDRGCIAYAYKTGFNTNQGRLMRTIWFSSERVTANNKESFLFILFLLTFAIAASAYLFNKGIRENNRSKYKLLLNCIMVITSVVPPELPMELSLAVNNSLISLIKLGIYCTEPFRIPFAGKVDVCCFDKTGTLTTDDLVLQGIANCPKKYITANNDHEDVDIDSTTTDTTTTNTTTTTTTTTSTTKEEQESSLTSTTFVQPSELADVIQFILAGCHSLVLIDNKLVGDPMEMAGLKSIPFTCKADKISHQKKPINIEIVHRYHFSSELKRMTTICNVVYTKNLQCNTYAFSKGAPEIMKPFFNDKSLPDNYDQCFKSYSRQGSRVLALGYKRFESGLNVSQYKSMERDSVESNLEFGGFIIFDCPLKPDSKESIEMLMNSSHRIVMITGDNSLTACHVGKQLGFVQENKQTIILQKIKNSNNNNNNEKNEEKEENNNNDNDNNNLGEWVSVDESIIIPLENGNENHLNQLDKDYNLCIGGNSLDLVIGDKNLEKDLYLVKVFARVSPEQKQMILTNFKVNGHYTLMAGDGTNDVGALKQAHVGIAILNKGEFKPPPEINLREIFNQAKQRQMQEQLRRNGDPRAAAELAQKQAADLAQRMQQDNEVQMVKLGDASIAAPFTSKSSAVKPITHIIRQGRCTLVTTFQMYKILALNSLITAYGLSVLYLDGVKLGDTQATISGMLIAVCFLFISTSKPLMKLANKRPNPNLFSPYMMCSILLQFALHLVCIIFIVHQSQLRIGTNRPDPDSPFAPNLLNSAVFLMSNAMQVATFAVNYKGHPFMQSLSENKPLLYALSFVWGLGLLLATEIIPPLNSMLELVEFPDSTFRLYMVGAIILDLVGAWFIEKVCSVLLKN; via the exons atgaatgtagATAATAGCAAAGGGATAAAGTCTATACAATTGTATAGAATTAAACCAAGCTTTTTACATTTAAATGTAATtccatttattattatatacatttatttattttatttatattcaaCAACTCCAATAgaaccaataataaataataataataataataatggtacgacacttataaaatcaaatgatagtAGTATTGGTGGTGATATTAGCAATgataccattattaataataataataattctactGAAAGtggtgaaattaaagaagatGAAAATCAAGTTGAATTCAATTTAcatgtatttttaatttgttcaaCTATGGCATTACATTTTGTATCGTATTTATTCAATCATTGGTCAATTGATTATAAATGTTTTGTAACAATGAAGAaagttgataatattaaatttgcaACACATGCAAAAGTTACACCAGGTAAACATATGGGTATGAAACAATTATGCCCAATCTCTAGACATTTACATAGAGCACCTTCATCGATTTCATCTGCATCTTCAACAAGTGTAAACATTGTTGGTAATGGTAGTAATGTTGGTAAAATTTCAACTAAACATCTAAGTGAAAAggaatttaaagatttacaatattcaattgaatttcaaaaaagaaaattagtATATAATCCAGATAAGaaacaatttgaaaaaattaaattccatATACCATTAGATAgtgaagaattattaaatcaagcACGTTCCTATGAAACTGATGAACAAATTGAATTGGCAGCAATGAAATATGGTTTAAATAGATTCGATATTCCAATTCCAACATTTTTAGCACTATACAAAGAACAAGCTATCGCTCCATTCTTTGTTTTCCAAGTATTTTGTGTACTCTTATGGTGTTTAGAAGAATATGTTTTCTATTGTCTTTTCAGTTTATTCATGTTATTAGTATTTGAAGCAACTGTTGTTAAATCT agattaagtaatttaaattcattaagaAATATGAGTAGTAAACCAACATTCCCAATTTATGTTTATAGATTAAATCAATGGaaacaaattaatacaaCAGAGATATTACCAGGTGATATTGTATCAATTGGTAGAGGTGCAAGTGAAGCAACATCAACACTACCATGTGATATGATATTGTTAAGTGGTGGATGTGTAGTGAATGAAGCAATGTTAACTGGTGAATCAACTCCACATCATAAGGAATCAATAAAGGAtagaaaatcaacaaaaccattggatttaaagaatgaaaaGATTCATATACTTTATGGCGGTACAACCATTGTTCAACATACACCATCCGAGAAATTAGCACGTGTCTCTAAACCACCAGATAGGGGATGTATTGCATACGCCTATAAGACTGGTTTCAATACGAATCAAGGCAGACTCATGAGAACAATTTGGTTTAGTTCTGAACGTGTCACtgcaaataataaagaatcatTCCTTTTCATTCTCTTCCTATTGACATTTGCCATCGCCGCCTCTGCCTATCTATTCAATAAGGGTATCCGTGAAAATAATCGTTCAAAGTATAAACTTTTACTCAATTGTATCATGGTTATCACTTCTGTCGTCCCACCAGAACTTCCAATGGAATTATCATTAGCTGTAAACAATTCATTAAtctctttaattaaattggGTATCTATTGTACTGAACCATTTAGAATTCCATTCGCTGGTAAGGTTGATGTTTGTTGTTTCGATAAAACTGGTACATTAACAACTGATGATTTAGTTCTTCAAGGTATTGCAAATTGTCCAAAGAAATATATAACTGCAAATAACGATCATGAAGATGTTGATATTGATTCTACTACAACTgataccactactaccaatactaccactactactactactactaccagcACCACaaaagaagaacaagaatCATCTTtaacttcaacaacatttGTTCAACCAAGTGAATTAGCAGATGTTATTCAATTTATATTAGCAGGTTGTCATAgtttagttttaattgataataaattagttGGAGATCCAATGGAAATGGCAGGATTAAAATCTATACCTTTTACATGTAAAGCCGATAAGATTTCTCATCAAAAGAAaccaattaatattgaaattgtaCATAGATATCATTTCTCATCAGAATTAAAGAGAATGACAACCATTTGTAATGTAGTTTACACCAAAAATCTCCAATGCAATACTTATGCATTCTCCAAAGGTGCACCAGAGATTATGAAACCATTCtttaatgataaatcattACCAGATAATTATGATCAATGTTTCAAGAGTTACTCAAGACAAGGTTCACGTGTTTTAGCATTGGGTTATAAGAGATTCGAGTCTGGTTTAAATGTATCACAATATAAATCAATGGAAAGAGATTCAGTTGAAAGTAATTTAGAGTTTGGTGGTTTCATCATTTTCGATTGTCCATTGAAACCAGATTCAAaggaatcaattgaaatgtTAATGAATTCATCTCATCGTATAGTTATGATCACTGGTGATAATAGTTTAACTGCTTGTCATGTTGGTAAACAATTAGGTTTTGTTCAAGAAAATAAACAAActataattttacaaaaaatcaaaaacagtaataataataataataatgaaaaaaatgaagaaaaagaagaaaataataataatgataatgataataataatttaggtGAATGGGTTTCAGTTGATGAATCAATTATAATACCATTAGAAAATGGTAatgaaaatcatttaaatcaattagatAAAGATTATAATCTTTGTATTGGTGGTAATAGTTTAGATTTAGTTATTGgtgataaaaatttagaGAAAGATTTATATTTGGTTAAAGTGTTTGCACGTGTTTCACcagaacaaaaacaaatgatTTTAACAAATTTCAAAGTGAATGGTCATTATACATTGATGGCAGGTGATGGTACAAATGATGTTGGTGCATTGAAACAAGCTCATGTTGGTATTGCAATCTTAAATAAAGGTGAATTTAAACCACCACCAGAGATTAATCTTAGGGAAATTTTCAATCAAGCTAAACAAAGACAAATGCAAGAACAACTACGTCGTAATGGTGATCCAAGGGCAGCGGCTGAATTGGCTCAAAAACAAGCGGCTGATCTTGCACAACGTATGCAACAAGATAATGAAGTTCAAATGGTGAAATTGGGTGACGCTTCTATCGCTGCACCATTCACTTCAAAATCGAGTGCCGTCAAACCAATCACTCATATCATTCGTCAAGGTAGATGTACATTGGTTACCACTTTCCAAATGTATAAGATTTTGGCTTTGAATTCATTGATCACTGCCTATGGTTTATCGGTACTCTATTTGGATGGTGTTAAATTGGGTGATACTCAAGCCACCATCTCTGGTATGTTGATCGCCGTTTGTTTCCTCTTCATCTCAACCTCAAAGCCTTTGATGAAGTTGGCTAATAAACGTCCAAATCCAAATCTATTCTCACCCTATATGATGTGCTCCATCCTTTTACAATTTGCACTTCATCTAGTttgtatcattttcatcGTTCATCAATCTCAATTAAGAATTGGTACAAATAGACCTGATCCTGACTCACCTTTTGCTCCAAATCTCTTGAATTCCGCTGTGTTTTTAATGAGCAATGCTATGCAAGTCGCCACCTTTGCCGTCAACTACAAAGGTCATCCTTTCATGCAATCTCTCAGTGAAaataaaccattattataCGCTCTCTCCTTTGTTTGGGGTTTAGGTTTATTATTGGCTACTGAAATTATACCACCATTAAATTCAATGTTAGAATTGGTTGAATTCCCTGATTCAACTTTTAGATTATATATGGTTGGTGCTATCATCTTGGATTTAGTTGGTGCTTGGTTCATTGAAAAAGTTTGTtcagttttattaaaaaattaa